From the genome of Rhizobium sp. NXC24, one region includes:
- a CDS encoding HPP family protein, giving the protein MQHPDSPKVGPSRFRLFSPILAGATLHERLMACLGALIGIGLTGVISGYLFGQGPHLPLIVAPMGASAVLLFAVPSSPLAQPWSIIGGNTISAMMGIIAGYFIHDPIVAIGVGVSLAIGAMSFTRCLHPPGGAAALTAVLGGPVVASWGFFFPFIPVALNSCILVGLGLLFHRFSKRNYPHVVAKPAENTHQTRDLPSVLRVGFREEDVDAALAALDETFDIDRADLSRLLRQVELQAAVRSHGNISCADIMSRDVIAIGEGTEPDQARHLLLKHNIRTLPVKDREGRLIGTIGLRELSDSIDSIAGAISKPAVADAAGPALSLLPVLTDGRTHAVIIVDDDRRVLGLISQTDLLSAMARLLSNNNAAALVDA; this is encoded by the coding sequence ATGCAGCACCCAGACTCCCCTAAGGTGGGGCCGAGCCGTTTCCGCTTGTTTTCGCCAATCCTCGCTGGGGCAACCCTGCATGAACGATTGATGGCTTGCCTTGGCGCCTTGATCGGTATCGGCCTTACCGGCGTCATCAGCGGCTATCTCTTCGGGCAAGGACCCCATCTACCGCTCATCGTCGCACCGATGGGCGCATCGGCGGTGCTTCTTTTCGCGGTCCCGTCCAGTCCGCTTGCCCAGCCCTGGTCGATTATCGGCGGCAACACCATTTCCGCCATGATGGGCATCATTGCAGGCTATTTCATTCATGATCCGATTGTCGCAATCGGGGTCGGCGTCTCACTTGCGATCGGCGCGATGTCTTTCACCCGATGCCTCCATCCACCCGGCGGCGCGGCAGCTCTGACCGCCGTTCTCGGCGGCCCGGTCGTTGCAAGTTGGGGCTTCTTCTTTCCGTTCATCCCCGTGGCCTTGAACTCCTGCATACTGGTCGGCCTCGGCCTGCTGTTTCATAGGTTTTCCAAACGCAACTATCCGCATGTTGTCGCAAAGCCGGCGGAGAACACCCATCAGACGCGTGACCTGCCGTCGGTCCTGCGTGTGGGCTTTCGGGAAGAAGACGTCGATGCAGCTCTGGCAGCGCTCGATGAGACCTTCGATATCGATCGGGCAGATCTCAGCCGCCTGCTTCGGCAAGTCGAATTGCAGGCAGCGGTGCGCTCGCACGGCAACATAAGCTGCGCCGACATCATGTCACGCGATGTCATCGCCATCGGCGAGGGCACCGAGCCCGATCAGGCCCGGCACCTTCTATTGAAGCACAACATCCGCACACTGCCGGTAAAGGATCGGGAAGGTCGCTTGATCGGTACGATCGGCCTGCGTGAATTGTCTGACAGCATCGATAGCATCGCGGGCGCGATATCGAAGCCCGCCGTGGCGGACGCAGCGGGTCCTGCACTATCGCTGTTGCCTGTTCTGACTGACGGGCGCACGCATGCGGTGATTATCGTGGACGATGACCGCCGTGTCCTCGGCCTGATATCGCAGACGGATCTTCTGAGTGCCATGGCGCGGCTTTTGTCAAACAACAACGCGGCGGCGCTGGTCGACGCTTGA